The DNA sequence TCGCATAGCGATAGCGCTCAATCCCTTCTAAATTTTGACACCATGAGTCAGGCGTGTTGCTGTACATGTTTTCGATAAGCCATTGCCACTGCTCTGATTTTAATAAATCAGCTATTTCCAGACTTTCAATACGCGCTCGCTCTAGATCCCATTGAGGTGAGATGCCAGCATGAGACATTACGAACTCTGGATGTTCTTGAATCAAAGGCTGTTGTCTTAACCATTCGAGCAGCTGTTCTCGGTCTTCTGCATCAAGAATGGGTTGAGTCTTGTCTTTTGCTTTAGCTGGAAATAGCCCTAAGGAAACCGCAAGTAGATGCAAGTCATGGTTGCCTAATACAACCTTAGCAGCGTTACCTAGGCTACGAATAAAGCGTAGCGTCTCCAATGATTTAGGACCACGGGCGACTAAGTCACCAGCAACCCATAAGGTATCTTGCTGCTTATCAAAATTGACGGTTTTAAGCAGTAATTGAAGTTCGTCGAAGCACCCTTGGATGTCTCCGACAATATAATTCGACACAATAATTTCCTGTAGATACGGATGTACGACTAATTAAGAATATTAGGGATTGCGAGTCTGAATGGATCAACTTCAGTTATGAAGTCGATGCCTTTGTTATCAGTCATCACATAATGACCTTGCATAACACCCACAGGAGTTTCGATGACGGTACCACTGGTGTAAGTGTATTCGTCGTTGGCTTCAATCACGGGTTGTTGCCCAACCACGCCATCACCTTCTATGGTGAGTTGTTTGCCGTTG is a window from the Vibrio splendidus genome containing:
- the apaH gene encoding bis(5'-nucleosyl)-tetraphosphatase (symmetrical) ApaH — protein: MSNYIVGDIQGCFDELQLLLKTVNFDKQQDTLWVAGDLVARGPKSLETLRFIRSLGNAAKVVLGNHDLHLLAVSLGLFPAKAKDKTQPILDAEDREQLLEWLRQQPLIQEHPEFVMSHAGISPQWDLERARIESLEIADLLKSEQWQWLIENMYSNTPDSWCQNLEGIERYRYAINSLTRMRFCFTDGRLDMACKLPPSEITTEPLVPWFDLPQRIKLDKTVIFGHWAALEGYSGKDVIGLDTGCVWGGDLTILRWEDKQFFTQKAL
- the apaG gene encoding Co2+/Mg2+ efflux protein ApaG — its product is MDISTPCIKCQVHSKYIEEQSEPTKNRYVFAYIITIKNLSKTTVQLMSRRWLITDSNGKQLTIEGDGVVGQQPVIEANDEYTYTSGTVIETPVGVMQGHYVMTDNKGIDFITEVDPFRLAIPNILN